One Callospermophilus lateralis isolate mCalLat2 chromosome 6, mCalLat2.hap1, whole genome shotgun sequence genomic region harbors:
- the LOC143402341 gene encoding transmembrane protein 254-like: MATVADGAAYFRRGSLFWFTVITLSFGYYTWVVLWPQSVPYQSLGPLGYFTQYLVSHHHTLLQNGYWLAWLIHVGESLYAMVLCKYKGITDSPAQLLWFLQAFLFGIASLSILIAYRPKCQKHS, encoded by the coding sequence ATGGCGACTGTAGCAGATGGTGCAGCCTACTTCCGGAGGGGCAGTCTGTTCTGGTTCACAGTCATCACCCTCTCCTTTGGCTACTACACGTGGGTTGTCCTCTGGCCCCAGAGTGTCCCTTATCAGAGTCTTGGACCCCTGGGCTACTTTACTCAGTATTTGGTGAGCCACCATCACACCCTCCTGCAAAATGGGTATTGGCTTGCCTGGCTGATTCACGTGGGAGAGTCCTTGTATGCCATGGTGTTGTGCAAGTATAAAGGAATCACAGACAGTCCCGCTCAACTACTCTGGTTCCTGCAGGCTTTCCTCTTTGGGATAGCATCTCTCTCTATCTTGATTGCTTACAGGCCAAAGTGCCAAAAACACAGTTAA